In Nitrospirota bacterium, the sequence TTTGTGTATTCAGGCATTGACAATGTCCGATTAAACACATTTGCGCGGGAGATCTCCTCAACCCTCAGATACGCAAGGACACATGCAGTTTCAGAAAAAAAAACATACTCTTTTATAATCTACGGAAAAGAAAAGGCATACGGCTTATATGCCGGCTCCGGGCCTATCATATACAAACAATTCCCATCTGACAAACTTCAGGCCGCCCTTAAAGACAGCTCTGAAGAAGATATAAGAATTGATTTTTCATTGTACGGCAGTTCCACAGGGGGCACCATTGAGGTTAAAGGCGCAGACGGTCCCATATGGCACATATCAGTCAACAGGGTGACAGGAAAGGTGGAAGTGGGAAAAGTTAAGAGTTAGGAGTTATGGTAAAAAATAATATCTCAAAAAAAACTGTTCACTGTTCACTGTTCACTGTTCACTGCCGTAAAGGTTTCACCCTCATTGAAGTCGTAGTGGCAATTGCCATTTTAGCTATTACGCTGGTGACAATCATGCAGTTATTTTCAGGCGGGCTCAGGGCCAGCAGAACCTCCTGTTACTATACGAGGGCCATCGTGCATGCAAAGGATAAAATGGAGGAGCTTTTAGTTAAACCTGTCTCAGGCAGCGGCAGTTTTGCCGACGGTTTTAACTGGGAGTCAACAGTAGAGCCTTACAAACAGCCCGAGGACTCGCAATTTACACTATTAAATGTAAAGGTAAAAATCTCATGGTATAAAACCCAGGACCAGCAGGACTCGTTTGAAATGCAAAGCATGAAGACAATTTCAAAAAATGAAAATAAACAATAAAAAAAATCCGGCACTCAGAATTAAGAACACAGAATTCAAAAAAACTGTTTACTGTTCACTGTTCACTGTTCACTGTAGTAAAGGTTTTACCCTCCTTGAGCTTCTCATAGCAATGATAATTCTAAGCCTTGTCGCCGTTGTAATTGGAGCCGGCTATCATATCGGCATTAATGCATGGGAAAAGGGAGAGGCTGAAATAAATGAAACGCAGAGGTTAAGAGCCATCTCCGCCCTGATGTCCCAGCAGATGAAATCCATGTATCCCCTCAAGATGAAAATAGACAATAAAGATGTGATTGTGTTTCAGGGGAAATCAAAATCCATGTTGTTTGCAACCTCACTGACAAATGAGGGGGGTTGCAAATGGATCCGGTATTCCTTCAAAGATAATACCCTTTTTTTCAGGGAGGGCCTTCTTCCTGACAAGAATTTGGAGGAAAAAATTGAGGGGAATTCTGAAAAGGAAGAAGTCATTGATCAAAACATTCCGGAATTTAAATTTGAATATTACTCGGCAAAAGATGACTCATGGAAGGATGAATGGGATTTCGGCGAAACCATCCCGAGACAGATCCGGGTAACGCTTTCATACTTCCACCCTTTTCTGATTACAATGCCGTTATGGGTAAAAGAAACACAGACGGAACAGCAGTTATAAGTTCTGAAGGACCTTGCGGCAAAGACCGTAGGGCGTCCATTATTTGAATGTTTATTTTTGGTGTCATTCCCGCAAGCGAAGCGCGTCGGGAATCCTTCTTCAAGAAAGATTCCGGACAAGCCGGAATGACAGAAATTTGGAACTATGGCAGAAACCACAGAGTGTAATAACTATGAGTTATTTACAACCGCATAAAAAACAAAACGGAATTGCCCTTGTGCTTGTGCTCTGGGTCATAGTCATACTCACGGCAATAGTCGGGGAATTTGCCTATTCAATGAGGACAGAACTCAATATAACAAGAAATTTCAAGGAGGAGGAAATAGCATATCAGCTGGCCCATGCCGGCATTGAACACGCCCGCATGGAGATACTTTCTGTTCCGGAATCTTCATATCCATTCCCGTATTTCAATAAAAATGGTATCTTAATATTTGCGCAGGGATTGGAGGAGGAAGACCCTGAAAGAGAATTAAGTTTTAAAAATGGTTCGTTTTCATATACAATTATTGATGAAGACGGAAAACTCAACATTAACAAGGCTACTGCGGACCAGTTAAAATATATTTTTACAACATTAGGGGTAGAGACTACAGATGCGGATAAAATCGTTGATCCTGTTATGGACTGGATTGACACCGATAATCTTCACAGATTAAACGGGGCTGAGGAGGATTATTATCAGTCCTTGGAAAACCCTTACAGCTGTAAAGACGGGCCGCTTGATATTATTGAGGAGCTTCTTTTGGTCAAGGGGATGACCGCCGACATTTTTTATGGTAAAAAGGAAGCTGAAAAACAAGAACAGAGTGGAGTTATGCAATATCTCAGCGCTAAAAATTCTGCCAAGATAAATGTCAACACCGCTCCAGAGATAGTGCTGACGGCGGCCTTCGGCGCAGGCACCGCTGCAAATATCATGAGGCAGAGGGAGGCAGGCCCTATACTTATCCCTGTTGCCGGAGGGACAGTAAAATCCGTTTTTTTCACTATAATTTCTACGGGCTCAAATACTGACGGCACTATAAAAAGAAGCATAAAGACAATAGTTCAGAAAACAGGCAATAATCTTGAAACCATTTACTGGAATGACAATTGGACAGAACAAGGCGCATAGGAAAGAGCTAAACTGCAATGTTTGAAAACAAATTAATCAAAACAGTTTTAGGCATAGAGTTTAAGGATGATTCCTTTACCGTCGCCTGCCTTAAAAGCAATCTCTCAGGCATAAGCTTAATATCATCATCAATGTTTCCGTTCAAAGACGATGATGAAACCATTAATGAAATTAAAAAGTTTACCGGCAGGTACCTGACAGGCCCGTTCAATGTGTTTATAAGCATTCCGGACAAATGGACCATTACAAAATTTACTGAAATACCCCTCCCTAAGGGTGAAGGGTCTGTACTGCAGCTGGCCCGTTATGAAATAGAACGCCATATACCGTTTCAGATTGATGATATTTTTTATGATGCCGTCATAGCGGACAAAAAAAATTCATCCTGCACTGCCGCCCTGATAGCCGTCCCAAAGGAAAAGATAGAAGGCATTAGAAAACTTTTTGAGCGGCTGGCCATAAATATAGACGGCATAAGCATCTCCCACTTTGCCGTGTTAAGCGCCATTGAGTTAAGCGCTGTTAAGGCT encodes:
- a CDS encoding prepilin-type N-terminal cleavage/methylation domain-containing protein, with the protein product MSYKLWIKNNQSKNTVHCSLFTVHSSPYPARAGFTLIELLVVLIVIGIASSLIGIFVYSGIDNVRLNTFAREISSTLRYARTHAVSEKKTYSFIIYGKEKAYGLYAGSGPIIYKQFPSDKLQAALKDSSEEDIRIDFSLYGSSTGGTIEVKGADGPIWHISVNRVTGKVEVGKVKS
- a CDS encoding prepilin-type N-terminal cleavage/methylation domain-containing protein is translated as MVKNNISKKTVHCSLFTVHCRKGFTLIEVVVAIAILAITLVTIMQLFSGGLRASRTSCYYTRAIVHAKDKMEELLVKPVSGSGSFADGFNWESTVEPYKQPEDSQFTLLNVKVKISWYKTQDQQDSFEMQSMKTISKNENKQ
- a CDS encoding prepilin-type N-terminal cleavage/methylation domain-containing protein, which translates into the protein MKINNKKNPALRIKNTEFKKTVYCSLFTVHCSKGFTLLELLIAMIILSLVAVVIGAGYHIGINAWEKGEAEINETQRLRAISALMSQQMKSMYPLKMKIDNKDVIVFQGKSKSMLFATSLTNEGGCKWIRYSFKDNTLFFREGLLPDKNLEEKIEGNSEKEEVIDQNIPEFKFEYYSAKDDSWKDEWDFGETIPRQIRVTLSYFHPFLITMPLWVKETQTEQQL
- a CDS encoding general secretion pathway protein GspK, which encodes MSYLQPHKKQNGIALVLVLWVIVILTAIVGEFAYSMRTELNITRNFKEEEIAYQLAHAGIEHARMEILSVPESSYPFPYFNKNGILIFAQGLEEEDPERELSFKNGSFSYTIIDEDGKLNINKATADQLKYIFTTLGVETTDADKIVDPVMDWIDTDNLHRLNGAEEDYYQSLENPYSCKDGPLDIIEELLLVKGMTADIFYGKKEAEKQEQSGVMQYLSAKNSAKINVNTAPEIVLTAAFGAGTAANIMRQREAGPILIPVAGGTVKSVFFTIISTGSNTDGTIKRSIKTIVQKTGNNLETIYWNDNWTEQGA